The sequence TGCGATCACTTTAAGCCCATCAATTTGAAAATAGTCACCTTGAACATACATCAAAGCTGCTTCTGCTGCTACGTCGGGTGTCTTCTCCGATGCTGGCTCGGGGGTACCTTTGAAAGGAGGGGGATTGTATAATTGCCAGGATACGGAAATTGCAGGCTTTTTTTCAACCAGTATTGGTTCTCGGTCGTTGAGCACAATTTTCCGGGAGAAAGCTTCCTTGAATATATGTTCACATTAGCTGCATCTCTGACTGCTGGAAGGGTAAGAAGAGTTAATACATAAAATTTGCCATCACATGCAATAATCGGGCTGGGAGCAGACTATGACGCGATGGGCTGGGAAAGATTTGGAaatgattgatctgagcAAGTTGGGGGCCTTTCTGACCATTGGTTATTCATGTTCAAGAACCCAATCGATTGGCTGACATGCACAGATACTTCTCGACGATTTCTGGCCACAGGGATGAAATGTCCGAGCGGCTTCGCAATATGTGTTATGCTTCTCGAAGATCATGATATTCAGATGAGATCTTGGATCTCAGCTAAGCTATAGCTACAACTGGCTGACTAATACAAATACTTCAGACGGAAGGCATAGCATAACATTGCCCCAGCCTGAAAAGGCACTGACCCAGCAACTTAGTGCTTGTCACAGTGTTTCTGTCTTATTTCTTTATCATAAGCTTGTACTAAGATAGGGCAGTCTTCTAATAGTTTGGAATGTAAGTGCCAAGTATCCTTCTCCAGAGGTGCTGCTTCCCATCTGATCTTCATGTAGTGCTGTCTGTCTAATCCAATTTTGGTGTCCACAATTTTATTCATGATGCAGTGTTCTGTTCCATCAACTAAAActgatggtggtggtgatagATGGTGTTCAAATGGGTCATCATCAGCTGCTGGTTTAAGGTGAATTATTGAAATCACTGGATGAATATCTTTAAATCAGGCAGGCAAGTCCATTCTGTAAGCTAGAGGCCTGACATGTTCAACAATTGGATAAGGTCTAACTTGAATTGGAGAGATTGTGTTATTCTCAGAAAGAGAGTATctgtgtttctctttctgtaTGACTCTGATGTAAGCCTTATTGGATAGCTCCATTGGTTTGTGATTGTCATTATAGTAAATGGCCATGTGGGCTTGTGCCAACTTAATAACATCTGCAActtgttttctgatagtgTCTCAGGCATTTATGAAGTGATTGCCAGTTTTATCCATTGTTGAAGAAGGGGGTAGTATGGCAGTGTTTGATTTGACTCCATAAAGAATtttgaaagaagagaataagATGGCTGCTGATATTGAGATGTTTAGACTGAATTCAACTTCTGGCAGAATATCCTCCCATTCCTCCATATTGTGGCTGACAATCAAACAGTGAAGAGCAACTTCAATGGTCTGATTTGATTTCTCAGATTGTCCATCTGCCTGAGGATGATATATAATGGTGTAGCAGAGGTCTACTGATGCTTTGTGAAAAACAGTACACCAgaatattgaaagaaagTGGTTGTTATAATCAGATATCATTTTGTCTGGGAACCCCCAGTGTCAGACAATTTTATTGAAGAATCTTGTAGCCCACTCCTCAGCTCTGTCTGTGGTTTTACTGGGAATGATACAGACTTATTTAGAAAACTTGTCTGTTACAGATATCAAGACATTGTTTGTGTTTGCAGAGTGTGGAAGATGAACTATAAAGTCAAGTGTAATGGTTGCAAATGATTGGTCTGGGGTAATGATTGGCTGTAATTTACTGTAGGAAAGATGAGGCATTGGTTTTGCAATTCTGCATACCAGACAGTGGTTGACATATTTTGTGACTAGGTTGTACAATTTTGGcataaaaataatattacGTAATTGCTGAAAGATCTTTTCAATTCCACCATGCACAACATTATTGTGGGCCTGCTGAAGAAATCACACTTGCAAAGTCTGGAGAATACAGAGTCTCATTCTATCACTTTCtgtgaagaagagaaggcCTGTATCTGTATCTAGCCAAAAGTTGTGATACTCATTTGGGATAGGCAAAGATTTCAATTTGCAAAGTATTTTCTGAAAGCAAAGATTCTGGGACAAGATATCTCAAATGTCTTATTTCAATTTGTCACTCAGTTCTATAAAAGTGGAGATGGGGTAAGAGTTGTAGATTTTTGTTACTTGTAAGTGGGACAGGGTGTTGACATTTTTGTGGTTTTTTCCTTTGCAATGGACAATCTTCATCTGTGGCCAGTACTGGAAGAGGAACAATAACTATTTGTTTAATCTTTGATTCTGttgtttgttcattggcatGGTCTGCAGGGCTGTTTTGAGAGTGTCATAGTCTGTAACTACTGTAATGTCACCCTGGTTGAAGTATTGTGGAGCTTTTTGCAACATCCATACTAGAGCTGCAGCTTCTAGTTCTGTTGCTTGGTAAGACATTTTGTTAGGTTTTAATTCCCACAATAAATATGCTACCAGGTGTTCCTGATCATTGCTGTCCAATTAATGGATGGCTGCCCTGAAATCATACTCTTTAGAACTGTTGCAATGTAATATAAAAGATTTTGTGAAGTCAGGGAATTTCCTGACTGGCATATTACATAGCAAATCCTTGGCTTTGTCCCAGGCAATTTTGGTGGAGGCCATtaatttatcttctttaccaGGGGTGTTTTGAGCAATCAGGTTAAGAAGAGATTGAGCAGCATGTTTCTTATGAAGTTGTCCTTTCACAGGACTCTTATGGAAATCAAGTGTCTTGAGCTGCTGCAGTGGTGTGATTACTGTAGTGAAGTAAGGGACAAATTGGTGGTAAAAactgaagaaatctattGCTGTTTCTAACTCAGCTAAAGTTTCTGGAAAGACTAATTTTCTGATTGCTTCCACTTTTGATTGCTGTGTGGACAGTCCCAGTTGTGAGACATGATGACCTAGTAGATCTACTGATGGATAG is a genomic window of Coccidioides posadasii str. Silveira chromosome 3, complete sequence containing:
- a CDS encoding uncharacterized protein (EggNog:ENOG410PXX8~COG:T); the protein is MIFEKHNTYCEAARTFHPCGQKSSRSICACQPIDWEAFSRKIVLNDREPILVEKKPAISVSWQLYNPPPFKGTPEPASEKTPDVAAEAALMYVQGDYFQIDGLKVIAKRYFQASFLEWHKMYSFTTAVEEVYRSTGKHDPGLKDLVVELMMAKLWILWKEHKQAVNKLLETIPAFSHDLCVAMMDRRYYR